From a single Couchioplanes caeruleus genomic region:
- a CDS encoding GH12 family glycosyl hydrolase domain-containing protein produces the protein MRRAIRAVAAAVMLAGAGVTAFAVAGPAQADTQICDQYGSTTIGGRYVVMNNRWGTSAQQCINVTSTGFTIASQQGTGSTSGAPVSYPAVYYGCHYTNCSPGTNLPMQLSSISSAPSSISYNFVSGATYDAAYDIWLDPTPKRDGVNAMEIMIWFNRQGSIQPIGSVVGNATIGGRTWQVWQGSNGSNNVVSYVAPSPLSSWSFNVLDFVNDTKTRTSVTNSWYLTSIQAGFEPWIGGAGLAVTNFSAQVNSGTPPTGPSSPPPSNPPPSGSTACRVTYGTNAWSNGFTADVTVANTGGSAINGWNLAFTLPNGQAITNSWNATLTGSSGAVTARNVSFNGAIPAGGSTSFGFQGTYSGTFSAPSSFTLNGTACSRA, from the coding sequence ATGAGACGCGCCATCCGCGCCGTCGCCGCGGCTGTCATGCTCGCCGGCGCCGGTGTCACGGCCTTCGCCGTGGCCGGCCCCGCACAGGCCGACACGCAGATCTGCGATCAGTACGGATCCACCACCATCGGCGGCCGATACGTGGTGATGAACAACCGGTGGGGCACCAGCGCCCAGCAGTGCATCAATGTCACGAGCACCGGATTCACCATCGCCAGTCAGCAGGGCACCGGCAGCACCAGTGGCGCACCCGTGTCGTATCCCGCCGTGTACTACGGCTGCCATTACACGAACTGTTCGCCGGGCACCAACCTGCCGATGCAGCTCAGCTCCATCAGCAGCGCCCCGAGCAGCATCTCGTACAACTTCGTCAGCGGCGCGACGTACGACGCGGCGTACGACATCTGGCTCGACCCGACGCCCAAGCGTGACGGCGTCAACGCCATGGAAATCATGATCTGGTTCAACCGGCAGGGCTCCATCCAGCCGATCGGCTCGGTCGTCGGCAACGCCACGATCGGCGGCCGCACCTGGCAGGTGTGGCAGGGCAGCAACGGTTCCAACAACGTCGTGTCGTACGTGGCGCCGTCCCCGCTGTCCAGCTGGAGCTTCAACGTGCTGGACTTCGTCAACGACACGAAGACCCGTACGTCGGTGACCAACTCCTGGTACCTGACCAGCATCCAGGCGGGCTTCGAACCGTGGATCGGCGGCGCCGGCCTCGCGGTCACGAACTTCTCGGCCCAGGTCAACAGCGGCACCCCGCCCACCGGCCCGTCCTCGCCGCCGCCGAGCAACCCGCCGCCGTCCGGCAGCACGGCCTGCCGGGTCACGTACGGCACCAACGCCTGGAGCAATGGCTTCACGGCCGACGTGACGGTGGCCAACACCGGTGGCAGCGCGATCAACGGCTGGAACCTCGCCTTCACCCTGCCGAACGGCCAGGCCATCACCAACTCCTGGAACGCGACGCTGACCGGCTCGAGCGGCGCGGTGACGGCCCGCAACGTCTCGTTCAACGGGGCGATCCCGGCGGGCGGCAGCACGTCGTTCGGCTTCCAGGGCACCTACAGCGGCACCTTCAGCGCACCGTCCAGCTTCACCCTCAACGGCACGGCCTGCAGCCGCGCCTGA
- a CDS encoding histone-like nucleoid-structuring protein Lsr2, whose protein sequence is MAKQVITLLTDDLDGGEADRTVEFGLDGVNYTIDLSEKNAGKLRKALDPYLSVATRVGRGGGEPRSARRGGAPASTGRATRDQNQAIREWAGKNGYEVSERGRIPSSVVEAYHNKR, encoded by the coding sequence ATGGCCAAGCAGGTAATCACCCTTCTGACCGACGACCTCGACGGCGGCGAGGCCGACCGCACGGTCGAATTCGGACTGGACGGGGTGAACTACACGATCGACCTGTCGGAGAAGAACGCCGGCAAGCTGCGCAAGGCCCTGGACCCGTACCTGTCGGTCGCCACCCGCGTGGGCCGCGGCGGCGGCGAGCCCCGTTCCGCGCGTCGCGGCGGCGCCCCGGCGAGCACCGGCCGCGCCACCCGCGACCAGAATCAGGCCATTCGCGAGTGGGCCGGCAAGAACGGTTACGAGGTTTCCGAGCGCGGCCGGATCCCGAGCTCCGTGGTCGAGGCGTACCACAACAAGCGATAA